The genomic DNA TCCTGCCGCGTCAACCACGATTATCTTCGGGTTGCTCGTCCTGAATGTGCCGACCTCCCATGCCTTATCCGGAGTGGTGCTGAGGTGTACATACCTCTGTGTGGCTGACTTCAGGCCGACCTCCAGCAGCCGCTCTGCCTCCTCCTCTGCGGTCCCGTAGTAGAGTGTTGGCAGCTCGTTCTCCGGGTAGTCGAGATCCACACCGACAGAATGGCCGTATCTGGCCCTTATTCGCGTGCCGTTTATCTCATACCTCCCCTTTGGATCTGATCTTACGAGCGCCATTACGAGATTCTCGTTTGCCCATCTATATCTGGTCCGGATGGCATCCACAAGCACCGGTATCTCCACCCACCCCTGCGGGCTCATCGCCAGCCCGAGGTCGTCAGGGAAGTGTCGCAACGCTCCTGCAAGCAGTCTCCCGAGCTTCTCGGTCCTCACACCATCGAGAACCAGCTTCCCCCTGCTCCCGCAGCTGCATACATTCCCTCTGAAAAATCCATGCTGCGGGCATCTCCTTATCGCCTGCTCTGAATCCATTGATTAACCGGACCTCCACGCCAGGGTACACTCTGCGACCTGAATAACAGGCCGACACCATCATCTTGAGGGAGATGATGTATAGATTTATCGGTCTGCAGAGACGATATGACGTACCATCCTCTTGAAGATCTAATGAATCCGATTTATTGGCATCCGAGAGTGAGATGCACCTGCCCGGATATCTCCCGCGCGGGATTGTTCCTAATGTCGGACAGCTCATGCGCCCGAAGCCATCGATATGTAGATATTCCAGGCGCCCACGCTGACAAAATCGACTGCTATCGCACCCAGGATCAGCCCAAGTATCCGCGTGAATACCATGATGCCCGTGACACCAAGTATATCGTGGATGTGCTCTGCGGATTTGAGTATCGCATAAGTTGCACCAAAGGTGAGACATATCGCCAGAAGCACAATCATCTTCTCCGGAAGTGTATTACTCGCACCCATATGCACTATCACCGTGGTTATCGTTCCAGGGCCAGTGAGCAGCGGTATGGCCAGCGGAAATATCGAGATGTCCTCCCTGGTGGTTGCATCCTCTATCTCGGCCTGTGTGACCTTCTTGTGAGGTTTTGCGCGGAGCATGTCTATGGCCACAAGGAAGAGCAGTATACCACCTGCAACCCGAAGTGAGTCGACAGTTATTCCAAAGAATCTCAGAATCATATCGCCTGCAAGAGCAAAGACCATTGCTATGGAGAACGCCACAAGCGTTGTGCGGACGCATATCCTGTCCCTCTCAGCAGGGCTGGCATCTTGCGTCAGAGAGACGAAGACCATCGTCGCCTCGATGGGGCTCACTATTATGAACAGCGAGGTGAACACATATACGAAGTACTGAAGATATATGGCCAGATCCAGATAGGAACCCCCGATGTACCTCGCCTCCAGATTATGAGTGCATGACACATAATCTTAATGGGGGTGCATGGCGACGGAGCCCCACATGCTGCAAAGAAACGCAATCTTGCAATCATGCAACAGTGGTATGCTGTGATCCCCAGCTGCATAGGCGCTGCAGCCATCCCCTCTTTGTGGGGGCCTCAGCCTATCGTCGATGCGGTGATACTCAGATCCCACATTTCCGCGGGTTAAAATACCATTGATGCGTTATATTAACGTATGCAGGATGTAGTCGTGGTCGGTGCCGGGCCTGCAGGACTCTTCGCGGCTCTTGAGCTATCCGTCCACGGGAAGAGCGTGGTGGTTGTCGACAAGGGCAGGGACATCTCTGAGAGGAACTGCCCCATGAAGAAGTGGGGGCACTGTCTTCACTGCGAACCCTGTCATATAATGTGCGGGATGGGCGGCGCTGGCACATACTCAGATGGCATACTCAATCTCCATCCGGCAATAGGCGGAGATCTCACGCGCCTTACGGATGATCCATGGGCTCTTGTGGATGAGGTGGACTCGGTATTTCTGAGATATGGCGCCCCCCTTGAGACTCAGGAGCCCACGCAGAATGATGTGGAGGAGCTGAGCCGGAGGGCTGCATCAGTCGGTGCGAGATTTATACCGATAAAGCAGCGCCACATGGGATCCGATAGGACGCCTGAGATAATAAGGGAATTTAGCAATGACCTCAAAAGGCGTGGTGTCAGGTTCGTGCTGAACAGCTCGGCAGCAGACCTCATAATAGAAAAAGATGTGTGCATGGGAGTCAGGCTATCAGATGGAGGAGAGATAAGAGCTGAGAGCACGCTCCTCGCGCCCGGCAGGATAGGCGCAGAGTGGATCGGGGAGGTGATCGAGAGATATGGCATTAAAGCACGGTATGGACCTCTCGATGTCGGGGTGCGTGTGGAGGTGCCATCGATAGTCATGGATCCTGTCACGAGGATCAACAGAGATCCGAAGTTTCACATCATAACTCACAGATACGATGATTTCATAAGGACATTCTGCACAAACCCTGGGGGGTTTGTGGTCAAGGAGGAGTACAGGGATTTCATAGCAACAAACGGACACTCAATGTCAGGGGAGCGATCTGAGAACACGAACTTCGCATTTCTTGTCAGGCTTGAGCTGACGAAGCCGATAGAGAACACCACAGCATACGGAATATCGATAGCGAAGCTCGTGACAACTATCGGCGGGAGGAGGCCCGTGATCCAGCGGCTCGGAGATCTCCACAGGGGGAGGAGATCGACCGGGGAGCGGATCGCCAGGAACCCTGTCAGGAATACCCTGAAGGATGTGACTCCGGGCGACATATCGATGGCTCTGCCCCACAGGATAGTCATGGATGTCATCGAGGGGCTTGAGATCCTGAATGAGATCATTCCAGGAGTAAATGCTGACTCCACGCTGCTTTACGCGCCGGAGATAAAATTCTACGCTCGTGAGATAAGCGTCGACAAAGACCTGCAGACCAGCATACAATCACTCTACGCTGCAGGCGATGGCGCCGGTCTCTCGAGAGGCATAGTGGCGGCCGCTGCCACCGGACTGCTCGCAGCGCGCGGAATACTCAGAGGTGAGTAGCTGAATGTCAGCCTGTCCAACTGGCGCAATATCACAGACCGCGCCGGTTTGGGGAGCCTGAGAGCGATCGCACTCAGACAGAGAAGAGCATGCACATGAGGATAATCGCTGTAGGTCGGATCAGAGAGCGGTTCTGGCAGGATGCAGCATCGTACTATCTGAGACGCCTCTCTCCATACACCAGACTCGATGTTGTGGAGGTTCGCGAGGAGGATCCCATTAAAGAGGGAAGGGGTATACTCGCGCATCTGTGCGGAGGAGTGACAGTAGCTCTCGATGAGCATGGTGAGAGCATGAGCTCACAGGAGCTGGCGTTGTGGCTCCAGAACAGAATCGTTGAGGGATGTGGCAGCATCAACTGGATAATCGGCGGGCCAGAGGGTCTATCTCAGGATGTTCTGAATCGCTCTGATCTCCAGCTCTCGCTCTCAAAGATGACGTTTCCGTATCAGATGGCGAGAATTCTGCTCCTGGAGCAGCTCTACAGGGCGTTCAAGATAATAAAAAATGAGCCATACCACCGCTAAATCGCGGGTATGGCATCGATGGCATCTTTGTTTATTACAGAGGATGTATCGCCGAGAGCTGCTCCAAGTGCCTTCGCCTTGATCACTGCCCTAACAGGCTTTCCCGTTCTGTCCTTGGGTATGGCGGAGACGAAGTAAACCTCAGAGGGCATCGCTATCGGTCCCATGGTCGCCCTGACATGGTTCCTGATATCCTTCTTGAGTTCCTCGCTTGGATTGATGCCCTCTTTAAGCACAACGAAGAGAATGATGTTCTCTCCTTTGACCTTGTCCGGCCTGCCGATGACAGCTGCATCCGCGACATTCGGATGTGAGAGCGCTGCGCTCTCGACCTCTGCATTGCTTATCCTGTGGCCTGCGACCTTCAGAACATCATCTATCCTTCCGAGTATCCACCAGTAGCCGTCAGCATCCCTCCTCGCCCTGTCGCCGCTGAGGTATATACCAGGTTTGATGCTCCAGTAGTAGTCGTAATAGATCTCCCTGAGCTTCTCCGGCTCTCCGTATATACCTCTGAGCATCGTCGGCCATGGGGCTGTGAGCACGATGTTCCCACTCTCTCCAGGACCAACTGCTCTCCCGTTCACATCAAGGAGATCAACGTTGTATCCGGGAAGCGGGAATGCAGGCGAGCCCGGCTTGAGCGGGGTTATCGGCAGTGGAGCTATCACATGGCATCCTGTCTCCGACTGGAACCATGTGTCCATTATGGGAGCCCAGTCGTTGCCGACATGCTTTCTCCACCACAGGAAAGCATCGGGGTTCATGGCCTCTCCCACAGATCCCATGAGCCGGACGCTTCTCAGGTCGTACTTCCTAGGCCACTCCTCGCCCTCCTTCATGAACATCCTGATTGCGGTGGGCGCTGTGTATATCACAGAGACACCGTAATCCTCTATGATCTGGAACCATCTCCCGAAATCAGGGTAATCCGGAGAGCCCTCGTACATAACGCTCGTCGCGCCGAGGCAGAGCGGTCCGTATACTATGTATGTGTGGCCTGTGATCCACCCTATGTCAGCAGTCGACCAGTACACATCAGTATCCTTTATGTCGAAAACCCAGCTCGTCGTGTACGCAGGCCCGACGCAGAAGCCGCCGTGCGCATGGACAACACCCCTCGGCTTTCCTCCAGCTCCAGCTGTGTAGAGTATGAAGAGCGGATCCTCCGAGTCCATCTGAAGCGTCTCACACTCATCAGGCTGGTTCTTCACGAGCTCATGCCACCAGATATCGAATCCGTCCTTCCATTCGATGCTCTGGCCAGTCCGTCTGTAAACAATCTGGCGTTCGACAGAGGGCGCGTCCTGAAGGGCCTCATCCGCTTGGGCCTTTATCGGGATAGGCTTGCCCCTTCTGTATGATCCATCACATGTTATCAGGACTCTGGCCCCAGCATCGTTAATCCTCTCGCGGAGCGCGCCTGCGCTGAATCCGGAGAAGACTACGACATGTATCGCGCCGATCTTAGCACAAGCCAGCATCGCCACCGGCAGCTCGGGGATCATCGGCAGGTAGATACCAACCCTGTCGCCCTTCTTCACGCCAAGACTCTTCAGACCATTTGCGAGCTTATTCACATCTCTGTAGAGCTGATAGTATGTAATGGCCCTGGTATCTCCGACCGGCTCACCCACGAAGTAGTAAGCGACCTTGTTTCTTCGCCAGGATCTTGCATGCCTGTCGAGGGCGTTGTGCGCGACGTTACACTTTCCTCCGACAAACCATCTCGCATGCGGTGGGTTCCACTCCAGGACCTTCTCGTACGGCACAAACCAATCTGCATATGTCTTTGCCATCTCGTCCCAGAACTCAACGTAGTTCTCGGAACACCAGGCCCGCAGCTCTTTCTCACTCCTGAATCCCTTTCTCTTCATCCACTGCATCACATTGGAGTTCTCCACCAGGTCGCTTGCCGGCCTGTAGACGTTCTCCTGAGAGGATACCTCTGCTTTTTCATATACCATTTCGGATCGCCTTCTGAGTTTATTCCGTTCAGCAGGCAATTGCGGAATAGGCTACATGCTTATTTAGGAATAACACGATTTTTTGTAGCCTATTTCCGCAATAAAGTATTTTTAAACGGGTCGATCTACTATGAAAGTCATTTTAATTTATAAATTTGTCGCATAGGATTTATTATAACATATTTTCATGAAAACACCGATTATATGTTGCAAATGGCCCAACCAGTGCTTAACATAATGGATAGAAAAAATCTTTCATAGGTATATAAAAATAAACCAACGAGTATTCCTAAAAACCTCTGGTTTTGAGGCAAATGTGAGTCAAATACAATACAGCGAGAATCCGCCATTGTAAAAATAAGGGTTTATAGGAATACTCCAACTTGATTCAGCGGCTTAGCAGAGAGATGGAATAGACTGCACCGATCCAGAAAGGTTCAATCCAGATAGCTGGGGATCGAGCTGGCAGGAGAGAACACATCTCTAAATGGCCAGACTGGCCAGGCGATCTTGCTGGGGCGCATATATGTTCTAGGGCTTGGAGGCACTGCAGCGGAGATGATGAAGTTTAGAAAGCTTAGATGCGAATACACGAGAACATGCGGAGATGGGTACACTTCTGGTACCGTCTGCGCAAAAACAGCACAGCAAGCCCACGTTGATGGTGCGATCCAGGAGTTTTGCTCCTGGGTCACGCCGTTACCTTTGTCTTTACAATGTATTTTATAAGATCCGGGCCGATCCTCGCCTTCTTTTGGAGCTCCTCTGCCATCTGCTCAAAGGAGACGCCTTTGTTGATCATCGACCTTATCTCTTCTATTGTGGTGTCGCTCACTGTGAAGTATTCGTCAAGGTCCTTCCTGTGGCCCCAGACATCACCCTCGAGCAGTTCGATGCCCTGCATCTCCAGGAACACCTGAATCGCGTTTGACATCGTCTTCTTGTACGAAGGTGGTACCTGGATCACCCTGAGCCGCGGGCACCTCTGCATAAGATTCAGGAAATCGACATTTGATGCCCTGAAGGCCAGATGCACCATTCTTTCATTCGGATTGAGCTGTGCGATCTCGCTCTTGGAGCTGACTACTCTAATTCTCATAAAGACTCACCATATCTGAGAACAATATCGTATTATTAATAGACACTTGTGGTTTATGGTAATGTATAAAAAAAGATCTATCAGTAATAATCACAATTAAAATTTTAATTATGTTTTCTGAGAATCAGTATCTATATCTGACGAGAAGATTCGGCATCAATGGATGATGTTACGAGCTGCTGCACGGTGCTGGAAGCCCAGCCGCTCTGAAAATTCTCGGTAGGATCAGACGGATCATCCGCGGATCATCACTGCCAGAATAATAAGCAGTGGCAGTGCAAGAGTTACAAGCAGGCTCCACAGCCCAAAGCGTTCAGCAACACGACACCATGGGGCACAGAGCCGGCCGCCGGTGAGTCCGCCGCACACAAGAGAGCACCACCATCTGAAGAGAGGGCATCGCGCGACCTTCCAGTCCCTGCACCTCTCAGGTATACTGCCCATAATCGTCCATCATCCTGCTGAAATAAATTTTTAACTGCCGTTAAGCACAGCAGCCAGGCTGCATATAAAACATCCAAGCTGTTAGTGGGGTGTGGCTCGTACACTCTGAGGGATATGGCTCCACAGGGTTGCGATCTGTTACATCAGGGAATCCCGACTCCTGAAATTCCATTCAGTGATTCTGGATAAGTACAGGCCGTGAGGGGTCATGTGCGCACCACGAGGTCAACAGCATGCACTCCCGCTGGACTTATCTGACATCCATCCAGTGTAACCCGAGCGCCCGGGGCGATATGTTCTGTATAGCATGCGACGACCCCGGGCTCACATCACTAACACAGGCACTCGACTGATCCCGGACGCACTGGCTAAACTGGCTTCAGGCTTTATCCCAGCCTGGATTCTATCTCCCTTTCCCTGAGTTTGCAGAGGTTCTCAGCACCGCGCACGTAGAACCAGTAATGCACCACCACCAGCAATCCCCACCCCACGATGGGATAGTACATCGCCCAGCCAGGGATAGTCTTTATCGTGCCCATGGCATTCAGGGCTATCCAGATTGCATTCACCACAATGTAGATCGCTATGTGAAGCTGGAACAGCTTCACCTGATCGGAGACAGTCGCCTCTCTAAAAAGTCTTTTATACTCTTCCAGAGTCTCAGCCAACAGTCCCACCCCCTTATATGCGGTTCCCGACGTGAAGGACTGCCTGTCATGGATTTATTTAAGGCAGCGTATCTCAGCGGATGGCAGCACGTGTCTCAGCGCTAAACAGTATGGAGGTGACATCCCCCACATTGGTCACAGATCCAGTTCGCACAGATGCTCATACGCCAGGAATCGTTATAGATAATTGCCATTTAACTTTATATAGATTGTTCTGGACCTGCTGTGTCGGATAACCAATAGCTCTGGAGTAGAACGTTATCGATTTCTGCCAGAATTAGTATTTGTATGAATTCAGTCTATGCTATCGGATTCTCAAACATTATTCAACCGATTCATCTCGAAACTATTTAAGCAACGATGCGGATCTGCATCGATCCTGCGCGGAAATACAATCCGTACAAATTAATACGCCTGGGAATTTTGAGACGATTTCATGGAGTAGAGGCAATTGATGCTGGCTGTACAGAGCTCACCACTCCGATGATCCAACCTCATGGCAACCGGTTGGGAGCTTAGTGCTGCCCAGGGTGGTTGCGTACAGAGCTCACCACTTCATGAGCTGCTGGACGTGTCCGAATAAGGATTAGGTGTATATGATGTGTAGAAGAGGAGAAGATCCAGATTTCCGGCCACAGCTCTTATCCGGACAGATCCGAGCCGCCTACGATTATGTTAAAATATATGATGATGCAACCATTCTCCGCCGGGCAGCCGGCCTGTGGCGGGATCACATGATGCGAAGGACCACAGCGGACGCGACATAAAATAAAAGGATGCTTCACGCGTTCGCGCCATGACCTTGCTGATCGATCCCCTCTCAGAATGGCAGCATCACCATAGTACTATCTCATCTGGATATCTTCTTGTGGCAGAACCACCAGTCGTAGCAGTCGTACATACTCAGCCGTTCCTTTGCGCTCTTCTCATCTGAGGGTGGTGGTATGATGACCTCATCGCCTATGAGATCGTTATTGGGCCAGTTCGCCGGAGTTGCCACCTTGTTCTTGTCAACAACCTGGAGAGCCTCCACGACCCTGAGGATCTCGTCTATATTCCTGCCAACCTCCTGAGGATAATATAGAATCAGCCTTATTATTCCGCTCGGATCCACCACGAATACAGCTCTCACAGTGTTTGAACCCTTTCCCGGATGGATCATGCCGAGCAGATCGGCAACCTCTCCTGTATCTGCTATTATCGGGAACTTTATCTCCACCCCCATCTTCTCTCTGATCCATTCGGTCCACTTCATGTGGGAGAAGATCTGATCGACTGAGAGGCCGATGAGCTCGCAGTTGAGCTTCTTGAAGTCCTCCCTGCGCTTCTGGAACGCTATGAACTCCGTGGTGCATACGGGCGTGAAGTCTGCAGGGTGGCTGAACAGAACAAACCACTTGCCTGCGAGATCGTCTGGCAGAGTTATCGGACCGTGTGTGGTCCTCACTTCCATTCTTGGAAGCCTATCCCCAAGGAGAGGCATTCCCTCATCCATATCGGCTGTGCAGCTCATACAAGATCACCCAAACACAAACTTCTGGACTGCTCTCATGCTGCCCGGGCTTTTACGGCATGGAGCAGCAGGATGTGCGCTGCGGTCTCGCCATCTGGAGATCAACTGCTCCGCAGATGTGCAGAAGATACAGCCAGCAACAGTTCCCCCACAGATGCATATGGCACGGGCATCTGACCGCAGGTTGCAACTATATGTTTCTTTCATTCAGTAATCAATTATAAACCTTATGAGGCGAGTATTCCTATAAACCCTTATTTTACAATGGCGGATTCTCGCTGATATCGTATTTGGCTCACATTTGCCTCAAAACCAGAGGTTTTTAGGAATACTCAGGCGTTCTCGAGACCGATCCGAATAAAGAGCGAATGCCAGAAATATGCACTTTACTGCTTCTGGACATCTAAGGTACTTAATACTTATTCAGACATGTTCTGTTTCACATATATTAATATGAAAATAATTCTCGCAAAGGTCCATTTTCATCCACATAGGTGACCTTGGGTCATGGGTGTTTATTCCTTTTGCGATCAGATCTCACTTTGGCTTCAGCTTTCCCTCCTCTTCGAGCTGTTTTTTCACCTTCGCCCAGATATGCTCCCGCTTGTAGATCTCCCTGATGGGCTTTATATCCGGGAACGATATCGCCTCTCCCATGCAGAGATTCGCGCACGTATTGCAGCCAACTATGCATTGATTCGGCCTTGCGACCACAGGCCCATCCTCTGTCCAGTCGTAGACGTTCATGCCACAGTTCATGCACATCCCGCACTTCAGGCACTTTTCGCGATCTATGGTGGGATGCCAGGTTATCTTCTCTCTCGGATAGCCAACAAGCCATGCCATGCTTCCACCAAAGTTAAATCGATATTTTTCGATTTAAATCTTTCGAGGAATAAAACATATTAATTTTCATTGTTAAAAATTTTTTGTTAACCAAACCCCCCGACCACAAAATTATCGCATCTCTGCACAGCCAAAAATGAGAGTTCGAGTAACGGTGTTAATAATAACATTGTGAATTTATACTCTTGACATGCAAAGATTTAAATCGATAAAAATCGATCCATAGGAACGTGGCCTGTGAGTCACACATGGCAGTGGCCCTGACGCCACTGTCCGGAGGGATGTGATATGAATGGAAGATTCTGGCAGGTATATAGGCCGATAATCGTACTTCTGATTGTTATAGTGGCACTCGCGATCTGGTCATACCTTTCTGGAGGGGATCAGGTGAGCGGTGCGCCGCTGCTGACCCCTCTGAGAGGCATATTGCTGATCGCCGTCGGCCTGGCGGCTGGCTTCCTTGGAGGGTTGATCGGAACTGGCGGATGCAGCATAATGCTCCCAGTGATACACTTCTGGATGGGCTATTCAGCGCCCATCGCGATCGGCACGACGATCTTTGCCGTCATCTTCACCGCCATCTCCGGGGGGTACGGGCACCTCATAAGAAAGAATCTGGACAGAAGAGCGACGCTCTGGCTTGCGGGCGGTGGTATTCTCGGCGTGATCTTCGGATCATGGCTTTTCACCATTCTGGTCGAGCACATAGATCTACTCCAGCTGATTCTCGGATTAGCATTTCTGCTGCCCGCAATAAGGATGATCTACGAGGGCATCGGCCGCTCCAAGCCCAAGCAGGAGGGCGATACAATCCCAGGCGGAAGCAGCGGCTTCGCGGTCTTTGGATTTGCGATTGGCGTTCTGACCGGAATAGTGGGACTTGGCGGCGGATATGCACTCGTCCCGGGGCTGATCTACCTCTTCGGCGCACCTGTGTACATCACCATGGGGACATCCCTGGCGGTCATGATACCAATGGCGGTTGTGGCAGGCGGCATAAAGCTCGTCCAGGGGTTTGTCGCGCTCACCACCGCGCTAATCCTCGCAGCCGGAACCATAGTGGGAGCGCAGATCGGGGCAGCGGTCATCAAGAGGTTCAGGCCGAACACGCTCAAGCTGATATTCGGCATATACTTCCTCTATGTATCGCTGAAGTTCATAGCGGCATACTTCGGAATAGCGATATGGTGAAAAGCGAAGACGAGAAAACCGAAAAACTGAGAAAGAGTGGACCGCCCTTAAGGGCGGATCCCTGCTTAACCGAAGAGCGCGCCCAGTCCCTCGATGCCGCTCTCCTCTGCCTCTTCCTTCTCCTCTTCTTCCTCTGCCTTGGCTGCAGGCTTCTTGGCCTCGGTCTCAGCGGCAGCCGCAGCAGGGGCTGCAGCCGCTACCGGCATGGCGGTCGCCTGGGAGAGTATCTTATCGATATCAACACCTTCAAGCGCTGAGACCAGGGCCTTGATCCTGACCTCATCGGGCGCCACACCGGCTGCCTCTAGGACCTTCTTTATGCCATCATCGCTTACTTCCTTGCCTGAGCTATGTAGTAACAGTGCTGCATATATGTATTCCATCAAACTCACCTTTCTTTAACCAAACAGAGAACCCAGCCCGGCGGCTGCGTCCTCTTCTTCCTTCTTCTCCTCTACTTCTTCAACGACCTCTTCGACCTGCCGCTGCTCCGGCGCGCTCCCCCCTGGGGACATCAGACCTGCGATCGCCTGAGCATTGGCATGTGCCTTCATTATGACAAGATCCATCATGCCGGGAACGGGTATTCCGCGCTCGGCCACCAGATACATCGCCCTTGATGCTGCACGCTGGATGATCGGAGATACGGTCTGGGGCGTCACATAGGCTATCTCGACTGCGAAGGCAAGCGCCTTTCCAGCAGCCTCAGATATATCCCTCAGAACTGCCTCCGTATCCACTGCCAGATCCTCTGCAGTGAAAACCAGCCTGTCGCTGTAAGCTGCCCGGAGCTCCAGGCCCACAAGCTTCGGATAGATCTCCATGAGCTTGAGGACCTCTGCCACCTTCGGTGTTATCACATCGCCCTGCTTTGCGAGCACCACCCTCTGGTTTATCACAACCTTGCCACCTTTTATGGCAGCAGGTATTCCAGCGCTCTGGAGCTTCCCGACCATCGGTCCTGGTGAGAAAGACGTCTCTCCGCTCTCAACCACTATATCCACGGGCGCAACAGCACCGGCCTTTATGGGCATCGGGCGTTTCTCTGCGTCCAGCATCTTCTTGAGTGCAAACGGATTCGCATCTGAGAATATCAGAGCTGTCTGATCCTCAATGTAATCCACAAGCGGCCTGATGGACTCATCCGACTTCAGTATGGCCCGCCGGGCAATGTTGTTGTTGACAACCCTTACCTCAGAGATGGGCCTCAGGAGGCCGCGAAGCCTCTGGAACTCATCTGCCGGGAGCTCGCGTATACCCGCGACGCCTACGACACGGCTGCTTCTTATGCGCTCCACCAGCTCATCCACTTCTCTCAGCTTCCATTCAGGCACACGAG from Methanothrix thermoacetophila PT includes the following:
- a CDS encoding RNA 2'-phosphotransferase, which codes for MDSEQAIRRCPQHGFFRGNVCSCGSRGKLVLDGVRTEKLGRLLAGALRHFPDDLGLAMSPQGWVEIPVLVDAIRTRYRWANENLVMALVRSDPKGRYEINGTRIRARYGHSVGVDLDYPENELPTLYYGTAEEEAERLLEVGLKSATQRYVHLSTTPDKAWEVGTFRTSNPKIIVVDAAGAQREGVRMMKVNESMVISDPIPPRFLSMMPAKAQR
- a CDS encoding MarC family protein, producing the protein MSCTHNLEARYIGGSYLDLAIYLQYFVYVFTSLFIIVSPIEATMVFVSLTQDASPAERDRICVRTTLVAFSIAMVFALAGDMILRFFGITVDSLRVAGGILLFLVAIDMLRAKPHKKVTQAEIEDATTREDISIFPLAIPLLTGPGTITTVIVHMGASNTLPEKMIVLLAICLTFGATYAILKSAEHIHDILGVTGIMVFTRILGLILGAIAVDFVSVGAWNIYISMASGA
- a CDS encoding NAD(P)/FAD-dependent oxidoreductase, whose protein sequence is MQDVVVVGAGPAGLFAALELSVHGKSVVVVDKGRDISERNCPMKKWGHCLHCEPCHIMCGMGGAGTYSDGILNLHPAIGGDLTRLTDDPWALVDEVDSVFLRYGAPLETQEPTQNDVEELSRRAASVGARFIPIKQRHMGSDRTPEIIREFSNDLKRRGVRFVLNSSAADLIIEKDVCMGVRLSDGGEIRAESTLLAPGRIGAEWIGEVIERYGIKARYGPLDVGVRVEVPSIVMDPVTRINRDPKFHIITHRYDDFIRTFCTNPGGFVVKEEYRDFIATNGHSMSGERSENTNFAFLVRLELTKPIENTTAYGISIAKLVTTIGGRRPVIQRLGDLHRGRRSTGERIARNPVRNTLKDVTPGDISMALPHRIVMDVIEGLEILNEIIPGVNADSTLLYAPEIKFYAREISVDKDLQTSIQSLYAAGDGAGLSRGIVAAAATGLLAARGILRGE
- a CDS encoding 23S rRNA (pseudouridine(1915)-N(3))-methyltransferase RlmH, which translates into the protein MRIIAVGRIRERFWQDAASYYLRRLSPYTRLDVVEVREEDPIKEGRGILAHLCGGVTVALDEHGESMSSQELALWLQNRIVEGCGSINWIIGGPEGLSQDVLNRSDLQLSLSKMTFPYQMARILLLEQLYRAFKIIKNEPYHR
- the acs gene encoding acetate--CoA ligase encodes the protein MVYEKAEVSSQENVYRPASDLVENSNVMQWMKRKGFRSEKELRAWCSENYVEFWDEMAKTYADWFVPYEKVLEWNPPHARWFVGGKCNVAHNALDRHARSWRRNKVAYYFVGEPVGDTRAITYYQLYRDVNKLANGLKSLGVKKGDRVGIYLPMIPELPVAMLACAKIGAIHVVVFSGFSAGALRERINDAGARVLITCDGSYRRGKPIPIKAQADEALQDAPSVERQIVYRRTGQSIEWKDGFDIWWHELVKNQPDECETLQMDSEDPLFILYTAGAGGKPRGVVHAHGGFCVGPAYTTSWVFDIKDTDVYWSTADIGWITGHTYIVYGPLCLGATSVMYEGSPDYPDFGRWFQIIEDYGVSVIYTAPTAIRMFMKEGEEWPRKYDLRSVRLMGSVGEAMNPDAFLWWRKHVGNDWAPIMDTWFQSETGCHVIAPLPITPLKPGSPAFPLPGYNVDLLDVNGRAVGPGESGNIVLTAPWPTMLRGIYGEPEKLREIYYDYYWSIKPGIYLSGDRARRDADGYWWILGRIDDVLKVAGHRISNAEVESAALSHPNVADAAVIGRPDKVKGENIILFVVLKEGINPSEELKKDIRNHVRATMGPIAMPSEVYFVSAIPKDRTGKPVRAVIKAKALGAALGDTSSVINKDAIDAIPAI
- a CDS encoding DUF1699 family protein, with translation MRIRVVSSKSEIAQLNPNERMVHLAFRASNVDFLNLMQRCPRLRVIQVPPSYKKTMSNAIQVFLEMQGIELLEGDVWGHRKDLDEYFTVSDTTIEEIRSMINKGVSFEQMAEELQKKARIGPDLIKYIVKTKVTA
- a CDS encoding 2TM domain-containing protein encodes the protein MAETLEEYKRLFREATVSDQVKLFQLHIAIYIVVNAIWIALNAMGTIKTIPGWAMYYPIVGWGLLVVVHYWFYVRGAENLCKLREREIESRLG
- a CDS encoding peroxiredoxin, producing MSCTADMDEGMPLLGDRLPRMEVRTTHGPITLPDDLAGKWFVLFSHPADFTPVCTTEFIAFQKRREDFKKLNCELIGLSVDQIFSHMKWTEWIREKMGVEIKFPIIADTGEVADLLGMIHPGKGSNTVRAVFVVDPSGIIRLILYYPQEVGRNIDEILRVVEALQVVDKNKVATPANWPNNDLIGDEVIIPPPSDEKSAKERLSMYDCYDWWFCHKKISR
- a CDS encoding 4Fe-4S dicluster domain-containing protein — its product is MAWLVGYPREKITWHPTIDREKCLKCGMCMNCGMNVYDWTEDGPVVARPNQCIVGCNTCANLCMGEAISFPDIKPIREIYKREHIWAKVKKQLEEEGKLKPK
- a CDS encoding sulfite exporter TauE/SafE family protein, translating into MNGRFWQVYRPIIVLLIVIVALAIWSYLSGGDQVSGAPLLTPLRGILLIAVGLAAGFLGGLIGTGGCSIMLPVIHFWMGYSAPIAIGTTIFAVIFTAISGGYGHLIRKNLDRRATLWLAGGGILGVIFGSWLFTILVEHIDLLQLILGLAFLLPAIRMIYEGIGRSKPKQEGDTIPGGSSGFAVFGFAIGVLTGIVGLGGGYALVPGLIYLFGAPVYITMGTSLAVMIPMAVVAGGIKLVQGFVALTTALILAAGTIVGAQIGAAVIKRFRPNTLKLIFGIYFLYVSLKFIAAYFGIAIW
- the rpl12p gene encoding 50S ribosomal protein P1, coding for MEYIYAALLLHSSGKEVSDDGIKKVLEAAGVAPDEVRIKALVSALEGVDIDKILSQATAMPVAAAAPAAAAAETEAKKPAAKAEEEEEKEEAEESGIEGLGALFG